In a genomic window of Streptomyces sp. NBC_01231:
- a CDS encoding IclR family transcriptional regulator: MSQTVDRALSILPLLAEGPADLGQVAERLGVHKSTALRLLRTLHEHGMVYRQSDQRYRLGARLIALAQEAMENLDIREIAHPHLASLNEQCGHTVHLAVYEEDEVLYIDKVESRYPVRMYSRIGKPVAITVAAVAKLLLADLPETERRVIAEKLDYPLYTSRSTPNAAAFVRELEKVREQGWATDLGGHEESINCVAAPIRGADGRVVAAMSVSAPNVVVTADELLTLLPLVRRTADAISGEYSGRTPVKEATS; this comes from the coding sequence ATGAGCCAGACCGTCGACCGCGCGCTGAGCATCCTGCCGCTGCTCGCCGAGGGCCCCGCCGACCTGGGCCAGGTCGCCGAGCGCCTCGGCGTGCACAAGTCCACCGCGCTGCGCCTCCTGCGCACCCTGCACGAACACGGCATGGTCTACCGCCAGTCCGACCAGCGCTACCGCCTCGGCGCCCGCCTGATCGCCCTCGCCCAGGAGGCGATGGAGAACCTCGACATCCGCGAGATCGCCCACCCCCACCTCGCGAGCCTCAACGAACAGTGCGGCCACACCGTCCACCTGGCCGTCTACGAGGAGGACGAGGTCCTCTACATCGACAAGGTGGAGAGCCGCTACCCGGTGCGCATGTACTCGCGGATCGGCAAACCGGTCGCCATCACCGTCGCGGCCGTGGCGAAACTGCTCCTCGCCGACCTCCCGGAAACCGAGCGCCGCGTCATCGCGGAGAAGCTCGACTACCCCTTGTACACGTCCCGTTCGACACCCAACGCCGCCGCTTTCGTACGCGAGTTGGAGAAGGTGCGCGAACAGGGCTGGGCCACCGACCTCGGCGGCCACGAGGAGTCCATCAACTGCGTCGCGGCGCCCATCCGCGGCGCCGACGGCCGCGTGGTCGCCGCGATGTCGGTCTCCGCGCCGAACGTCGTCGTCACCGCCGACGAACTCCTCACCCTGCTCCCGCTGGTGCGCCGTACGGCGGACGCCATCAGCGGCGAGTACTCCGGCAGGACCCCCGTCAAGGAAGCCACCTCATGA
- a CDS encoding glycosyltransferase, translating into MTSTATPRFSVFTPSHRPRFLDECLATLQAQTCPDWEWIVVLNNGARWRPERPDERVRVQIDDDAVGVGAAKRRACELARGEILVELDHDDLLAKSCLAELGKAFDEQPDAVFVYSNTAQITEDGKRDDSRFNETHGWHYEDVRVDGRKLLQVRSMAPTPHNVAYIWYAPNHVRAFRKNAYDKAGGYDATRTVLDDQDLMCRLYHVGDFHHIPRCLYLQRMHPANTQRDPETNAHIQRETVALYDKYVEANALAWAYRKGLVALDLGAAHRKPPGYLGVDQYPGEGVDIVATLPGLDLPDDSVGLIRAVDFLEHVPSKVPLINELYRLLAPGGMLLSMTPSSDGRGAYQDPTHVAFYNENSFWYYTDNQYRTFVPEIEARFQSSRLVTFFPTEWHSQNNISYVIANLIAIKDGAERCGGPLLV; encoded by the coding sequence GTGACGTCGACCGCGACACCCAGGTTCTCCGTCTTCACCCCCAGCCACCGGCCCCGTTTCCTCGATGAGTGCCTGGCGACCCTGCAGGCGCAGACCTGTCCGGACTGGGAGTGGATCGTCGTGCTCAACAACGGCGCCCGGTGGCGGCCGGAGCGCCCCGACGAGAGAGTCCGGGTGCAGATCGATGACGACGCCGTCGGCGTCGGAGCGGCGAAACGCAGAGCCTGTGAACTGGCGCGCGGCGAGATCCTCGTGGAACTCGACCACGACGACCTGCTGGCGAAGTCGTGTCTGGCGGAACTCGGCAAGGCCTTCGACGAGCAGCCCGACGCCGTTTTCGTCTACAGCAACACCGCGCAGATCACCGAGGACGGCAAGCGGGACGACAGCCGTTTCAACGAGACGCACGGCTGGCACTACGAGGACGTGCGCGTCGACGGACGCAAGCTGCTCCAGGTCAGGTCCATGGCTCCGACTCCGCACAACGTCGCCTACATCTGGTACGCGCCCAACCACGTGCGGGCGTTCCGCAAGAACGCCTACGACAAGGCCGGGGGGTACGACGCGACCCGCACGGTCCTGGACGACCAGGACCTGATGTGCCGTCTGTACCACGTCGGCGACTTCCACCACATCCCCCGCTGTCTGTACCTCCAGCGGATGCACCCCGCCAACACCCAGCGCGACCCGGAGACCAACGCACACATCCAGCGCGAGACGGTCGCCCTCTACGACAAGTACGTCGAGGCCAACGCCCTCGCCTGGGCCTACCGGAAGGGACTCGTCGCGCTGGACCTCGGCGCGGCCCACCGGAAGCCTCCCGGCTACCTCGGCGTGGATCAATACCCGGGAGAGGGCGTCGACATCGTCGCGACCCTGCCCGGGCTGGACCTTCCCGACGACTCCGTCGGCCTGATCCGGGCGGTGGACTTCCTCGAGCACGTCCCCTCGAAGGTGCCCCTGATCAACGAGCTGTACCGGCTGCTGGCGCCCGGCGGCATGCTCCTCAGCATGACGCCCAGCTCCGACGGCCGCGGTGCGTACCAAGATCCGACGCACGTCGCCTTCTACAACGAGAACTCGTTCTGGTACTACACGGACAACCAGTACCGCACTTTCGTGCCCGAGATCGAAGCGAGGTTCCAGAGTTCACGGCTGGTCACCTTCTTCCCGACCGAGTGGCACTCCCAGAACAACATCTCCTACGTGATCGCCAACCTCATCGCGATCAAGGACGGCGCAGAGCGGTGCGGCGGACCGCTGCTCGTCTAG
- a CDS encoding D-aminoacylase, which produces MAELVLRDADVVDGSGGASYRADVAIDGGRIVAIVQEAAAAGCQRPKARRELDAEGLVLSPGFIDMHAHSDLALLRDPDHSAKAAQGVTLEVLGQDGLSYAPVDDRTLAEVRRAITGWNGDGDDIDFGWRSVGEYLDRLDFGFDGRGIAVNAAYLVPQGTVRALAVGWEDREATPQELDRMRQLVAEGLEQGAVGMSSGLTYTPGMYAKDAELTELCRVVASYGGYYCPHHRSYGAGALEAYEEMVALTREAGCALHLAHATMNFGVNKGRAPELLSLLDDALTAGADISLDTYPYTPGSTTLAALLPSWASEGGPEEVLRRLADRETAERIRHHLEVVGADGCHGVPVEWDTIEISGVTDPGLGDFVGRTVQDSADLLGEAPWVTARRLLLDDRLGSTILQHVGHEENVRAIMRHPVHTGGSDGILQGAKPHPRAYGTFPRYLGRYVRELGVLSLEECVARLTARPAARLRLPDRGLVREGYRADLVLFDPATVAAGSSFENPRVLPTGIPYVLIDGRFVIEDGRRTDVLAGRSVRRTQ; this is translated from the coding sequence CTGGCAGAGCTCGTCCTCCGGGACGCGGACGTGGTCGACGGCTCGGGCGGCGCCTCGTACCGCGCCGACGTGGCGATCGACGGCGGCCGGATCGTGGCGATCGTCCAGGAGGCCGCGGCGGCGGGCTGCCAACGCCCCAAGGCCCGCCGGGAACTGGACGCCGAGGGCCTCGTCCTGTCCCCCGGCTTCATCGACATGCACGCCCACAGCGACCTGGCGCTCCTGCGCGACCCCGACCACAGCGCCAAGGCCGCGCAGGGCGTCACGCTCGAGGTTCTCGGCCAGGACGGGCTGTCGTACGCGCCGGTCGACGACCGTACGCTCGCCGAGGTCCGCCGTGCGATCACCGGCTGGAACGGCGACGGGGACGACATCGACTTCGGCTGGCGGTCGGTCGGCGAGTACCTCGACCGGCTCGACTTCGGTTTCGACGGGCGGGGCATCGCGGTGAACGCCGCCTATCTCGTCCCCCAGGGCACGGTCCGCGCGCTCGCCGTCGGCTGGGAGGACCGCGAGGCGACGCCGCAGGAGCTGGACCGGATGCGGCAGTTGGTCGCGGAGGGCCTGGAGCAGGGCGCGGTCGGCATGTCCTCGGGCCTCACCTACACCCCCGGCATGTACGCCAAGGACGCCGAACTGACCGAGCTGTGCCGGGTGGTGGCGTCGTACGGCGGCTACTACTGCCCCCACCACCGCTCCTACGGCGCCGGGGCGCTGGAGGCGTACGAGGAGATGGTGGCCCTCACCCGCGAGGCGGGCTGCGCGCTCCATCTCGCCCACGCCACCATGAACTTCGGCGTCAACAAGGGCCGCGCGCCCGAGCTGCTGTCCCTCCTGGACGACGCGCTCACCGCCGGAGCCGACATCAGCCTCGACACATACCCCTACACGCCCGGCTCCACCACGCTGGCCGCCCTGCTGCCCAGTTGGGCGAGCGAGGGCGGCCCGGAGGAGGTCCTGAGACGGCTGGCGGACCGGGAGACGGCGGAACGCATCCGGCACCACCTGGAGGTGGTCGGCGCGGACGGCTGTCACGGGGTGCCCGTCGAGTGGGACACGATCGAGATCTCCGGCGTGACCGACCCCGGGCTCGGGGACTTCGTCGGCCGTACCGTCCAGGACTCCGCCGACCTGCTCGGCGAGGCCCCCTGGGTGACCGCCCGCCGGCTCCTCCTCGACGACCGGCTCGGCTCGACGATCCTCCAGCACGTCGGTCACGAGGAGAACGTGCGGGCGATCATGCGGCACCCCGTCCACACCGGCGGCTCGGACGGCATCCTCCAGGGCGCCAAGCCGCACCCGCGCGCGTACGGCACCTTCCCCCGGTATCTCGGCCGGTACGTACGGGAGTTGGGGGTGCTGTCCCTGGAGGAGTGCGTCGCCCGTCTCACCGCACGCCCGGCGGCCCGACTGCGGCTGCCGGACCGCGGGCTGGTCCGCGAGGGCTACCGGGCGGACTTGGTGCTGTTCGACCCGGCCACGGTGGCGGCGGGGTCGAGCTTCGAGAACCCGCGGGTGCTGCCGACGGGCATCCCGTACGTCCTGATCGACGGCCGTTTCGTGATCGAGGACGGCCGTCGGACGGACGTACTGGCGGGGCGGTCGGTGCGGAGGACGCAGTAG
- a CDS encoding VOC family protein: protein MACRISELVLGCRDPEVLARFWCEVLDFVVLDREDDGTLEIGPREGFGGPQPTIILSRRDEPEKGKSRLHIDVNATDRDQDAELERLLKLGARPADIGQTGEEQWHVLTDPEGNEFCLLKARLNPL from the coding sequence ATGGCATGTCGTATCAGTGAGCTCGTGCTCGGTTGCCGCGACCCCGAGGTGCTGGCGCGGTTCTGGTGCGAGGTCCTGGACTTCGTCGTGCTCGATCGCGAGGACGACGGCACGCTGGAGATCGGGCCGCGCGAAGGGTTCGGTGGTCCGCAGCCGACGATCATCCTCAGTCGCAGGGATGAGCCGGAGAAGGGGAAGTCCCGGCTGCACATCGACGTCAACGCCACCGACCGCGATCAGGACGCCGAGCTCGAACGGCTTCTGAAGCTCGGTGCGCGCCCGGCCGACATCGGCCAGACAGGGGAGGAGCAGTGGCATGTCCTGACCGACCCCGAGGGCAATGAGTTCTGCCTGCTCAAGGCCCGCCTCAACCCGCTCTGA
- a CDS encoding RidA family protein has translation MTEKIALTPTTHTTPPAKFSHGVKKGNILQVAGQVGFLPAEEGKPPTPAGPTLREQTLQTLANVKAILEEGGASWDDAMMIRVYLTDVDHFAEMNGIYNAYFEEQGLTAPPAARTTVYVGLPAGLLIEIDALAVLG, from the coding sequence ATGACCGAGAAGATCGCGCTCACCCCCACGACCCACACCACCCCGCCCGCGAAGTTCTCGCACGGCGTGAAGAAGGGCAACATCCTCCAGGTCGCCGGCCAGGTCGGCTTCCTGCCCGCCGAGGAGGGCAAGCCGCCCACGCCGGCCGGTCCGACCCTGCGCGAGCAGACCCTCCAGACCCTCGCCAACGTCAAGGCGATCCTGGAGGAGGGCGGCGCGAGCTGGGACGACGCGATGATGATCCGCGTCTACCTCACGGACGTCGACCACTTCGCCGAGATGAACGGCATCTACAACGCCTACTTCGAGGAGCAGGGTCTCACCGCGCCCCCGGCCGCCCGTACGACGGTCTACGTCGGCCTCCCCGCCGGGCTCCTCATCGAGATCGACGCGCTCGCCGTCCTGGGCTGA
- a CDS encoding serine protease, giving the protein MRKPLVAALFALVIAGAGAAPAVAAPAPAKDTAAPAVQAVTFAGTVSLSNCSGSVVRFPGSEDDDPAMVMSNGHCLETGFPAAGEVIVDQASTRTFGLLNSAGSRLGTLRASKIAYATMTDTDVSLYQLTTTYAQIKSSYGITALTLNNTHPTAGTAITVVSGYWKRTYACNVDGFAYRLKEGEWTWKDSVRYTSACQTIGGTSGSPVIDNATGKVVAVNNTGNEDGARCTDNNPCEVAENGTVTVRKGINYAQETYQIPACFGLDNKLDLSRSGCTLPKP; this is encoded by the coding sequence ATGAGAAAGCCTCTCGTCGCGGCGCTCTTCGCCCTGGTGATCGCCGGGGCCGGCGCCGCACCGGCGGTCGCGGCGCCCGCGCCGGCCAAGGACACCGCCGCTCCCGCGGTCCAGGCCGTCACCTTCGCCGGCACCGTCTCGCTCAGCAACTGTTCCGGTTCGGTCGTCCGCTTCCCGGGTTCGGAGGACGACGACCCGGCGATGGTGATGTCGAACGGTCACTGCCTGGAGACCGGGTTCCCGGCGGCCGGCGAGGTCATCGTCGACCAGGCCTCCACCCGTACCTTCGGCCTGCTCAACTCCGCCGGCTCGCGGCTCGGCACCCTGCGGGCCAGCAAGATCGCGTACGCGACGATGACCGACACGGACGTCTCGCTGTACCAGCTCACCACCACGTACGCGCAGATCAAGAGCTCGTACGGCATCACCGCGCTCACCCTGAACAACACGCACCCGACCGCCGGTACCGCCATCACGGTCGTCTCCGGCTACTGGAAGCGGACGTACGCCTGCAACGTCGACGGCTTCGCCTACCGCCTCAAGGAGGGCGAGTGGACCTGGAAGGACTCGGTCCGCTACACCTCCGCCTGCCAGACCATCGGCGGGACCTCGGGCTCGCCCGTCATCGACAACGCCACCGGCAAGGTCGTCGCCGTCAACAACACCGGCAACGAGGACGGCGCCCGCTGCACCGACAACAACCCCTGCGAGGTCGCCGAGAACGGCACGGTCACCGTCCGCAAGGGCATCAACTACGCCCAGGAGACCTACCAGATCCCGGCCTGCTTCGGCCTCGACAACAAGCTCGACCTGAGCAGGAGCGGCTGCACCCTGCCCAAGCCGTAG
- a CDS encoding GntP family permease — translation MSLPLAAATTPEAPPHTGGLLLLIDGTAGLLTVAAIGIALLLFLIIKTRLQPFVALLAVSIAVGLLAGLSVTELFGTVQRSDAVSTIESGMGGILGHVAIIIGLGTMLGAILEVSGGAEVLASRLLYLFGEKRAPLAMGMTGLIFGIPVFFDVGIFVLAPIVYAAAKRSGKSILLYCLPLLAGLSMTHAFLPPHPGPVAAAGLLHVDLGWVILMGVICGIPAVLAAWAFSAWIGRRIFVAVPQDMVEAAAEAKQAVIDEQREQGVAPREQPVPLGTVLGIIGTPLILILAATFSSIALDPSTGRSVIEFFGHPFVALTIALLLAYYLLGIRRGWSRKSLETVSTASLKPVGNILLVVGAGGIFGAILKASGVAQALSDTFNDVGLPVLVLAYLISVVLRVAQGSATVAIVTTAGIVAPLLAEGHHSQAFVALVIMAISAGSIFASHVNDGGFWMVAKYFGISERDTLKTWTVLESVLSVAGFVVAAVLSLFV, via the coding sequence ATGTCCCTTCCGCTCGCGGCCGCCACGACCCCCGAAGCCCCACCTCACACCGGCGGCCTGCTCCTTCTCATCGACGGCACGGCCGGCCTCCTGACCGTCGCCGCCATCGGCATAGCGCTCCTGCTGTTCCTCATCATCAAGACGAGACTCCAGCCGTTCGTCGCGCTGCTCGCGGTCTCCATAGCCGTCGGCCTGCTGGCCGGTCTGTCGGTCACCGAACTCTTCGGCACCGTCCAACGATCGGACGCGGTGTCCACCATCGAGTCCGGCATGGGCGGCATCCTCGGTCATGTCGCCATCATCATCGGCCTGGGCACCATGCTCGGCGCGATCCTCGAAGTCAGCGGCGGGGCCGAGGTGTTGGCGTCCCGGTTGCTGTACCTGTTCGGGGAGAAGCGCGCCCCGCTCGCGATGGGCATGACCGGCCTCATCTTCGGCATCCCGGTCTTCTTCGACGTCGGCATCTTCGTCCTCGCGCCGATCGTGTACGCCGCGGCCAAGCGATCCGGCAAATCGATCCTGCTGTACTGCCTGCCCCTGCTGGCCGGCCTGTCGATGACCCACGCGTTCCTGCCCCCGCACCCCGGCCCGGTCGCGGCGGCCGGTCTCCTGCACGTCGACCTCGGCTGGGTCATCCTGATGGGCGTCATCTGCGGCATCCCGGCCGTGCTGGCCGCCTGGGCCTTCTCGGCGTGGATCGGCCGCCGCATCTTCGTCGCCGTACCGCAGGACATGGTGGAGGCCGCTGCGGAGGCCAAGCAGGCGGTGATCGACGAGCAGCGCGAGCAGGGCGTCGCCCCGCGCGAGCAGCCGGTGCCGCTGGGCACGGTCCTCGGCATCATCGGTACGCCGCTGATCCTGATCCTCGCGGCCACCTTCTCGTCCATCGCCCTGGACCCCTCGACGGGCCGCTCGGTGATCGAGTTCTTCGGCCATCCCTTCGTCGCCCTGACGATCGCCCTGCTCCTCGCCTACTACCTGCTGGGCATCCGCCGCGGCTGGTCCCGCAAGTCCCTGGAGACCGTGTCCACGGCCTCGTTGAAGCCGGTCGGCAACATCCTGCTGGTGGTCGGCGCGGGCGGGATCTTCGGCGCGATCCTCAAGGCCAGCGGTGTCGCCCAGGCCCTCTCCGACACCTTCAACGACGTCGGTCTGCCGGTGCTCGTGCTGGCGTACCTGATCTCGGTCGTCCTGCGGGTCGCGCAGGGCTCGGCGACGGTCGCGATCGTCACGACGGCGGGCATCGTGGCGCCTCTGCTGGCCGAGGGCCATCATTCCCAGGCCTTCGTCGCCCTCGTCATCATGGCCATCTCCGCCGGCTCCATCTTCGCGTCGCACGTCAACGACGGCGGTTTCTGGATGGTGGCGAAGTACTTCGGCATCAGCGAGCGGGACACGCTCAAGACGTGGACCGTGCTGGAGTCGGTGCTGTCGGTGGCGGGGTTCGTGGTGGCGGCGGTGCTCAGCCTGTTCGTGTAG
- a CDS encoding amino acid deaminase, producing the protein MAIEALAGLAAERVDHRFKGLPPDADGLTVGELAAQRRNLFTDGFATPVLALSAERLEHNLRLMETYATRHGLAFAPHGKTSMAPQLFQRQIDHGAWGVTLAVPHQVRVAHAFGIRRIFLANELVDPAALRWISGRLDADDDFRLVCYVDSVRGVELMDAALRGARRPLDVVVELAAGEGARTGVRTEAECAAVADAVAGTATLRLVGVAGYEGEVPGATPDRVHAWLRRLVALAVDFDKAGRFTGAEEIVVSAGGSAWFDAVADVFAEIPDLSAPVLKLLRSGAYVSHDDGHYRKITPFNRVPEEGALEPAFRLWTQVVSRPSAEQAFLNAGKRDAAYDLDLPFAQVVRRDGAERPATGIEVTALSDQHAWLRTAPEADLAVGDWVGLGLSHPCTSFDKWQLIPVAEADGTVVDYIRTFF; encoded by the coding sequence ATGGCCATCGAAGCGCTCGCCGGCCTGGCGGCGGAACGAGTGGATCACCGCTTCAAGGGCCTCCCCCCGGACGCCGACGGCCTGACCGTCGGCGAGCTGGCCGCCCAGCGCCGCAACCTCTTCACCGACGGTTTCGCCACTCCCGTGCTGGCCCTGTCCGCCGAGCGCCTGGAGCACAACCTGCGGCTCATGGAGACGTACGCGACCCGGCACGGCCTCGCCTTCGCCCCGCACGGCAAGACCTCCATGGCGCCGCAGCTCTTCCAGCGGCAGATCGACCACGGGGCGTGGGGCGTCACCCTCGCGGTTCCGCATCAGGTCCGGGTGGCCCACGCCTTCGGGATCCGGCGGATCTTCCTCGCCAACGAACTGGTCGACCCGGCCGCCCTGCGCTGGATCTCCGGCCGGCTCGACGCCGACGACGACTTCCGGCTCGTCTGCTACGTCGACTCCGTGCGCGGGGTCGAGCTGATGGACGCGGCCCTGCGCGGCGCCCGCCGCCCCCTGGACGTCGTCGTCGAGCTCGCCGCCGGCGAGGGCGCCCGCACCGGCGTCCGTACGGAGGCGGAGTGCGCGGCGGTCGCGGACGCGGTGGCGGGGACCGCGACGCTACGGCTCGTGGGCGTCGCCGGTTACGAGGGCGAGGTGCCGGGGGCCACCCCGGATCGGGTGCACGCGTGGCTGCGCCGGCTGGTGGCACTCGCCGTCGACTTCGACAAGGCGGGGCGGTTCACCGGCGCCGAGGAGATCGTGGTCAGCGCGGGCGGCAGCGCCTGGTTCGACGCGGTGGCCGACGTCTTCGCCGAGATCCCCGACCTGTCCGCGCCCGTGCTGAAGCTGCTGCGCTCGGGCGCCTACGTCTCGCACGACGACGGCCACTACCGCAAGATCACGCCCTTCAACCGGGTCCCGGAGGAGGGCGCCCTGGAGCCCGCGTTCCGGCTCTGGACGCAGGTGGTGTCCCGGCCGTCCGCCGAGCAGGCGTTCCTGAACGCGGGCAAGCGGGACGCGGCCTACGACCTCGACCTGCCCTTCGCCCAGGTGGTCCGCCGGGACGGCGCCGAGCGCCCGGCCACCGGGATCGAGGTGACCGCCCTGTCCGACCAGCACGCCTGGCTGCGCACGGCCCCCGAGGCGGACCTCGCCGTCGGGGACTGGGTCGGCCTGGGCCTGTCCCACCCGTGCACGTCCTTCGACAAGTGGCAGCTGATCCCGGTCGCCGAGGCGGACGGCACGGTGGTCGACTACATCCGTACGTTCTTCTAG
- a CDS encoding pyridoxal phosphate-dependent aminotransferase codes for MQVIQSTKLANVCYEIRGPVLEEAMRLEAAGHRILKLNTGNPAAFGFECPPEILEDILRNVSSAHGYGDAKGLLAARRAVVMHNQTLGIETDVEHVYIGNGVSELIVMAMQGLLDDGDEVLVPAPDYPLWTAAVSLSGGTAVHYRCDEQADWMPDLADIERKVSDRTKAIVIINPNNPTGAVYDEAMLRGLTDIARRHNLLVCSDEIYDKILYDEATHTPTASVAPDLLTLTFNGMSKAYRVAGYRVGWMSISGPRAHADSYIEGLTILANMRLCANMPGQHGVVAALSGRQTINDLVLPGGRLREQRDLAYELLTQIPGVSCVKPKGALYLFPRLDPNVFKIKDDRQMVLDLLRQEKIMVVQGSGFNWPEPDHFRVVTLPSVGDLRSAITRIGNFLDGYGQP; via the coding sequence ATGCAGGTGATCCAGTCGACCAAGCTCGCCAACGTCTGTTACGAGATCCGGGGCCCGGTTCTCGAGGAGGCGATGCGCCTGGAAGCGGCAGGGCACCGCATCCTCAAGCTGAACACCGGCAACCCGGCCGCGTTCGGCTTCGAGTGCCCGCCCGAGATCCTGGAGGACATCCTCCGCAACGTCTCGTCGGCGCACGGCTACGGCGACGCGAAGGGCCTGCTGGCGGCGCGCCGCGCGGTCGTCATGCACAACCAGACCCTCGGCATCGAGACCGACGTCGAGCACGTCTACATCGGCAACGGCGTCTCCGAGTTGATCGTGATGGCGATGCAGGGACTGCTGGACGACGGGGACGAGGTCCTCGTCCCGGCGCCCGACTATCCGCTGTGGACCGCCGCCGTCTCCCTCTCCGGCGGTACGGCCGTGCACTACCGCTGCGACGAGCAGGCCGACTGGATGCCGGACCTCGCCGACATCGAGCGGAAGGTCAGCGACCGCACCAAGGCGATCGTCATCATCAACCCGAACAACCCGACGGGCGCGGTGTACGACGAGGCGATGCTGCGCGGGCTGACCGACATCGCCCGCCGGCACAACCTGCTGGTCTGCTCGGACGAGATCTACGACAAGATCCTCTACGACGAGGCCACGCACACGCCGACCGCCTCGGTCGCCCCCGACCTACTGACCCTCACCTTCAACGGGATGTCCAAGGCGTACCGGGTGGCCGGCTACCGGGTCGGCTGGATGTCGATCTCCGGGCCGCGCGCGCACGCCGACTCCTACATCGAGGGCCTGACGATCCTGGCGAACATGCGCCTGTGCGCGAACATGCCGGGCCAGCACGGCGTGGTCGCCGCGCTCAGCGGGCGCCAGACCATCAACGACCTGGTCCTGCCGGGCGGCCGACTGCGGGAGCAGCGGGACCTGGCGTACGAGCTGCTGACCCAGATCCCGGGGGTGAGCTGCGTGAAGCCGAAGGGGGCGCTGTACCTCTTCCCGCGTCTCGACCCCAACGTCTTCAAGATCAAGGACGACCGTCAGATGGTCCTCGACCTGCTCCGGCAGGAGAAGATCATGGTCGTCCAGGGCAGCGGCTTCAACTGGCCCGAACCGGACCACTTCCGGGTGGTGACCCTGCCGTCGGTCGGCGACCTGCGCTCGGCGATCACCCGGATCGGCAACTTCCTGGACGGTTACGGCCAGCCGTGA
- a CDS encoding sugar kinase produces MTTSGPCNAPDVVDVVALGESMVTFLPSRPGRLADVPSFDRGIGGAESNVACVLAAAGHAVKWVSRVGADGFGDHLVETVGGYGVDVSAVRRDPARPTGVYFRTAGDRATDAHEVAYYRAGSAASVMAPGNVDLTAVRAGRILHLSGITAALSDDCLALLWELTAPGPNRPLVSFDVNFRPGLWRDTDGPRVLLDLARRADIVFVGADEARDAWGVHGTRALAAALPEPDILVVKQGGGGAVAFDRGAGQDIGQDIDEGVDGGFDRGAEHVGDGRFDQGAERVVDRGLGKDTDGTATHAPAPHVDVVAAVGAGDAFAAGFLSGTLHGLPLRDRLRHGHLWAAAALTAPGDLAPPPARDHADRLVALDDEAWGTLRLGPGWTQAAQRAEEEVRTP; encoded by the coding sequence GTGACCACGAGCGGACCGTGCAACGCCCCCGACGTCGTGGACGTCGTCGCGCTCGGCGAGTCCATGGTCACCTTCCTTCCCTCCCGGCCGGGCCGCCTCGCCGATGTTCCCTCCTTCGACCGGGGGATCGGGGGCGCGGAGTCGAACGTGGCGTGCGTGCTGGCTGCCGCCGGCCACGCCGTGAAGTGGGTCAGCAGGGTCGGGGCCGACGGGTTCGGCGACCACCTCGTGGAGACGGTCGGGGGATACGGCGTCGACGTGTCCGCCGTACGCCGGGACCCGGCCCGTCCGACGGGCGTGTACTTCCGCACGGCGGGGGACCGGGCGACGGACGCGCACGAGGTGGCGTACTACCGGGCGGGCTCGGCGGCCTCGGTGATGGCCCCGGGCAACGTGGATCTGACGGCGGTGCGGGCGGGGCGGATCCTCCACCTCTCCGGGATCACGGCCGCCCTGTCCGACGACTGCCTCGCCCTCCTGTGGGAGCTGACCGCGCCCGGGCCGAACCGGCCGCTCGTCTCCTTCGACGTCAACTTCCGCCCGGGACTGTGGCGCGACACCGACGGCCCCCGCGTCCTGCTCGACCTGGCCCGCCGGGCCGACATCGTCTTCGTCGGGGCCGACGAGGCACGGGACGCGTGGGGCGTGCACGGAACACGCGCCCTCGCGGCCGCCCTGCCCGAACCGGACATCCTGGTCGTCAAGCAGGGGGGAGGCGGAGCGGTCGCCTTCGACCGGGGCGCCGGCCAGGACATCGGCCAGGACATCGACGAGGGCGTCGACGGGGGCTTCGACCGGGGGGCCGAGCACGTCGGCGACGGGCGCTTTGACCAGGGGGCCGAGCGCGTCGTCGACCGGGGCCTCGGCAAGGACACCGACGGCACCGCCACCCACGCCCCGGCCCCCCACGTGGACGTCGTCGCGGCCGTCGGCGCGGGCGACGCCTTCGCCGCGGGCTTCCTCTCCGGCACCCTGCATGGTCTCCCCCTGCGAGACCGGCTCCGCCACGGTCACCTCTGGGCCGCCGCCGCCCTCACCGCCCCCGGAGACCTCGCCCCGCCCCCCGCCCGTGACCACGCCGACCGACTGGTCGCCCTGGACGACGAGGCGTGGGGGACACTTCGACTCGGCCCCGGCTGGACACAGGCCGCACAGCGGGCCGAGGAGGAGGTACGTACGCCATGA